A single genomic interval of Plasmodium cynomolgi strain B DNA, scaffold: 0346, whole genome shotgun sequence harbors:
- a CDS encoding hypothetical protein (putative), whose amino-acid sequence MLDNLTSLERTLSFFFDNLTDVANINNKPCYGVNYWLYEDVYKQIGNGNNGLISLTIFSNLQSEWLIMNKDKTTTQQNVCKPDINLYKITYMEELMLFLDYIDEFEIIKEASIIDPSGSCQKCFEYLRTPIPLYFLWKPIFQKDDEINS is encoded by the exons ATGTTAGATAACCTAACATCa CTTGAAAGAaccttatcattttttttcgataatcTAACGGATGTAGCtaatattaataacaaaCCTTGTTATGGTGTCaattattggttatatgaaGATGTGtataaacaaattggaaatgGTAATAATGGTCTAATTTCcttaaccattttttcaaatcttCAAAGTGAATGGCTAATAATGAATAAAGACAAAACGACCACACAACAGAATGTGTGTAAGCCagatataaatttatataaaataacatatatgGAAGAATTGATGTTATTTTTGGATTACATTGATGAGTTTGAAATCATTAAGGAGGCTAGTATTATAGATCCCAGTGGTTCTTGCCAAAAATGTTTTGAATATCTTAGAACTCCTATTCCATTATATTTTCTGTGGAAaccaatttttcaaaaggatGACGAAATTAATTCatga